The Klebsiella africana sequence GATGAAGTCGGTACCTGGCAGGAACTGCATCAGCAGACGCGCGGTACGCCGCATATCCGAGTGGGTAAAGGTTTGATCGTTACTGGAGGCGCACTCCAGATCCAGCGCTGAGCAAATCAGGTTTTCCGCCAGTACGGCGCGGATCCCGGACGGCACGGCGGACGGCACGCCGATACAGCTGACGGAGCCATTCTGCAGGCCTTGCACCCCGGCGGCTTTGGTGATGTAGATGCAGCGCGCTTCGAGATAAAGCATTGATTTGCCTTCGGCATAACCCATCTGCACTTCAGAGCCTGAACCGGAGGTAAAGCGCATTTTCAGGCCGCGCGAGGCGTAGGAGGAGGCGAGGAAGCCTTTCGACCACGGGGTGTCATCGCCATCGGTGAACACCGGTTCCGTACCGTAGACCGAAATGGTTTCGGCATAGCAGGTGTGGCCCAGCATGCCTAGTTTCAGCTCGGTGGCTTCTTCCAGTGAACACTGGGTGAGGACGCCGGGGCGACCCACCTGTGAACCGACCAGCAGGGCGATGGCGTTGAACGGCGCGTAGCGCGCCACGGCGACGGTGGTCTCCTGCTCGTCAAAGCCTCGCCATGCGCCTTCAGCGGCGTCGGCGGCAATCTGTACCGGGTTATCTTTGATATTGGTGACATGCGCCTGCTGGGATGGCGTGCGGCGGGCGCGCATTTTTTGCATCGCCATCATCATCTCGACCACGTTCATATGCGACACCACTTCGACGATTTTCGCCGGGGTCATCGCGGTAGTAAGCGGCACGATGTCGCTGCGTTTAACGTTCGGGTCGCAGAGCATGTTGGCGAGCTTGACCGAATCCATGGCCATCACTTCTTCGGCCCGGGCGAGATTAATGCCGTAGCGCGCAATAAAGTGGTCAATCAGGTCGAACTGCTCAACCGGTTTGCCGTCGAGTTCGGTCACCGCGCCGTTGACGATGCGGATAGAGGGTTTGGGATCGTTAGGGCTTTCCATCGCGATAAAGCCCTCTTCGATCCACTCCTTAACGAAACCATCCTGATTCACAGGACGTTTCGCCAGTGCTTCAAATCTTTTCGATCTCATGAATCAGCCTCGCGGATATTAAATGTAGGAGGGGCGATCGTTTTTCGGTTCGGCACCCAGCGTCCCCAGTACGGCTTTGCCGATCTCCCGGGCGGAGATCACCGCCTGGCGCACCGCGCCAGAGTCGCCGGAAATCACCAGAATGGCTTCGTTGCTGAAACTGGTGCCGTGGGCCGGTGAGCTGTAAGCCACCACCTCGACGTTGGCTGATTTCAGCGCAGTATCTGCCATCAGCACGCCAACGGACGCCGGGGCGCCGACGATAATGCCGCAGGCGCGGCCGAGCGGGGCGCCGAACGCTTTTTCCAGGGCATAACTGGCGCGCGCGGTATACTGCAGTTCAATATGACCCGCTTCATTGCCGTAGACATCGCCGAAGGTACGGTCCAGCTCTTTCAGCGCGACCTCAATCCCGCGTTTGACGTCTGAAACATCGTTCCCGCCCAGCACAATCAGCGAGCCATGGCCGGCGCCGCCCTTGGTGTCGCGAGGAAGTTCAATGCTGACCACTTCGGTGTTGGTGGCTTTGACCGCTTCATCGGCGGCCATAATGTGCGGTCCGGCACCGGTGCGAGCGCCGAGGATGCCGATAGAGCGATAGCGTTTTTCGAGCTTCATCGCCTCCAGCAACGCGGCATCCACGTTGGCGATGACCAGTCCGAGGGTGTCGCCAATGGCGGTCCCGACAAACTCTGTTAAGCTGCAGCTTTTCTCTGCCATAGCCGTCTCTCCTGTGGGATGGGGGGTATCCGGAAGCGCCTGCTGCTCTGGCGTCGCCACACGGGCTATTACTTGCGCCATGATCTGTTCAACCAGCTCATTGCTGCTCATTGGCTATTCCCCTTGGGTAAGATTTTTTCAACATCGGTATGGGGGCGGGGAATGACGTGTACGGCTTTCACCTCGCCCACATGGCGGGCTGCGGCGGCACCGGCGTCGGTGGCGGCTTTGACTGCCCCAACATCGCCACGAACGATGACGGTCACCAGGCCTGAACCGATCCTTTCATAGCCAACTAATAAGACGTTAGCCGACTTAACCATTGCGTCAGCGGCCTCTATGGCTGCGGTTAAGCCTTTGGTTTCTACCATTCCTAATGCTTCTTGTTGCATAAAGACCTCGCAGGTATGTTCCAGTGAGGAAACTATATGTCGCTGCGGCGAAAAAGAATGGCTGAGTTGACGTTGGAGAGCGAGAAAATAGTAGTTTTTATATAATATAAAATTGATTTATTTTGTTTTATCTTGTTGTTTTTATTTAATTTTATTATTTTTTTAAATGTGATTATATTGCAATGCACGTTCCGCATTTACATTTTAAGAGGTGATTTTTTAAATTGTTTTTGCTATGCGATATTTTGCGTGGTGTGATATTTGTTGGAAAATAAGCACTGCGCTTTCGCAATTTTTTATCATTGAGTTGGAAATAAAAATTCCCCCTGAACGCCCGCCATTGCTGTATGGATTCGCGAGCAATTAGCAATAAATTATTCTTCTTCGGCGACTTTACGCCGCCCGATTTCCGCAGGATGCCAACACTTTGCCGCCGCCGGTTTCTATAGTGGGCCTCGCCGTACCCAACGAGCCAGCGGATGGTTGGCTGGCCTGGACACGAACTTCGTCACGAGGTGTCACAATGAATGGTTCTTTACGCGCGCAATGCATTGCCGAGTTTTTAGGCACCGGGCTGTTTCTGTTTTTTGGTATCTGCTGCCTGAGCGCCCTGAAACTGACCGGCGCCAGCCTGGGGCTGTGGGAGATCTGTATTATCTGGGGACTGGGTATTTCTCTGGCGGTATATCTGACCGCCGGCATTTCGGGGGGGCACCTTAACCCCGCGGTCACCGTGGCGCTGTGGCTGTTTGCCTGCTTCCCGGGCAGAAAAGTGGTGCCTTATATCGTGGCTCAGGTCGCCGGCGCGTTTGGCGGCGCTGTACTGGCCTGGATACTTTACAGCACCCTGTTTACGCACTTTGAAAC is a genomic window containing:
- the pduC gene encoding propanediol dehydratase large subunit PduC — protein: MRSKRFEALAKRPVNQDGFVKEWIEEGFIAMESPNDPKPSIRIVNGAVTELDGKPVEQFDLIDHFIARYGINLARAEEVMAMDSVKLANMLCDPNVKRSDIVPLTTAMTPAKIVEVVSHMNVVEMMMAMQKMRARRTPSQQAHVTNIKDNPVQIAADAAEGAWRGFDEQETTVAVARYAPFNAIALLVGSQVGRPGVLTQCSLEEATELKLGMLGHTCYAETISVYGTEPVFTDGDDTPWSKGFLASSYASRGLKMRFTSGSGSEVQMGYAEGKSMLYLEARCIYITKAAGVQGLQNGSVSCIGVPSAVPSGIRAVLAENLICSALDLECASSNDQTFTHSDMRRTARLLMQFLPGTDFISSGYSAVPNYDNMFAGSNEDAEDFDDYNVIQRDLKVDGGLRPVREEDVIAIRNKAARALQAVFAGMGLPPITDEEVEAATYAHGSKDMPERNIVEDIKFAQEIINKNRNGLEVVKALAKGGFPDVAQDMLNIQKAKLTGDYLHTSAIIVGEGQVLSAVNDVNDYAGPATGYRLQGERWEEIKNIPGALDPNELG
- the pduB gene encoding propanediol utilization microcompartment protein PduB yields the protein MSSNELVEQIMAQVIARVATPEQQALPDTPHPTGETAMAEKSCSLTEFVGTAIGDTLGLVIANVDAALLEAMKLEKRYRSIGILGARTGAGPHIMAADEAVKATNTEVVSIELPRDTKGGAGHGSLIVLGGNDVSDVKRGIEVALKELDRTFGDVYGNEAGHIELQYTARASYALEKAFGAPLGRACGIIVGAPASVGVLMADTALKSANVEVVAYSSPAHGTSFSNEAILVISGDSGAVRQAVISAREIGKAVLGTLGAEPKNDRPSYI
- the pduA gene encoding propanediol utilization microcompartment protein PduA, with amino-acid sequence MQQEALGMVETKGLTAAIEAADAMVKSANVLLVGYERIGSGLVTVIVRGDVGAVKAATDAGAAAARHVGEVKAVHVIPRPHTDVEKILPKGNSQ